The Plasmodium vinckei vinckei genome assembly, chromosome: PVVCY_14 genome window below encodes:
- a CDS encoding transcription factor with AP2 domain(s), producing MNKRGSYSQISEEVKCIENEHIDCTLNNEQSNNYNNSQINSYNNNYTGVQEGNELTNSNLCLNSNIPQHNYYNNKIKDTDRFYKNRIFLDHKNNMNNSEINEYNCDSEKYRDKMYSNSTISIGNYRNYINKDNCDYNINMYNNTKKFSNTNSNCASNSKKHKAYTECDNKNMAGENSYTKYLTTIINNGSIVDPTKNNFPANSNTSANFNDQCNDIKNKNNTSNNFQQYNNSIVYGQNMSNKDVINNNQYYEYVNHNYNMGPQSGIINCLDTGMVKNSHSNNSNIIKENYLMRNSMIHSMEAPIYNTNDPGNSNYEQNSFNNLNYTNYTGEYNNNYRNDYRNPNGWNYNAYYNNNCNNPIGEDSNSNLVNNSDNICSNTVSNSNNNNTVNMMIGNNNGTIMNNNTGDNNIDHINTNMRNTSIVSNGNSDTAHYKYNIKNNNDHMILATDNEKARFDPNNNIYMNNNYINVDQCYANDGISRKNTSRCTNTNINIDSSNPTMTTSSIYDDNTLGNSNFSNKNIVNSNYMFNVTAQNCDMINSNITTKYDTSFLSNFEQDDNECNTENDLDIDTVSDDYYNKTNYRYENINQRNSSNNAFDVRDAVGSIPNMANINDPDLFNQYSNIGLNGMVNKFPGNTNINRQITNTNSNGTNKRYSNSTPKNNEMAILSDPNVGSYKQYPENKNFMYSDTNMCNNIENSRNTQDYDNKLNGINPQGVEIPDIRKDSDNKNAKNGKYKKHQKNGKLNNNSSNSYVPSKSSNPSNYVLDNYNLNESCNLPGNNGNIASLANMNSSTDKISNYNYNNMHSINMKDANINMGHLEKYSINVVNNILIANPKDCKNSAQIENIENTQLLYNDENNSDAISGTRCSSTNNGTNYRKMNNNMMYDHNTNVGTKEGAYNICKNLNKNSVSGSIYNQLYDKMPESNNLQNYNIKNESIDNIAFLLNLNNQKNNRLGNNSKNYNNMNVLANDEHDTQYINSMNNMKNISTRYYSNTNKNISSENAYDYLTNQPYNGNIFIPSGSNNNIYNGYGNKNNDYTQWIANSRHMSSNENKSSINMGHGYNPNGYLIDNNNILHSNDKNANKSIPALCDNNMYNNYMPLKNYYENHCNGQNNNIGNNPNACNAISNDIDTDIANDVNNLNMLITPKIKGVRFDKSGRRWVASWSQNGNQKRQYFPIKKFGKAQAKYLAIYARIKAVKCMQKKSNKNPENKRSYSKKLTNKEKTKQVKDESQNIEHFNDAGEDYLDKFPPDENNLCQNGSESSANKTDELYNDSEDDDYTKNLSKYMTEENYKSLANGTPNTTEFNNYMNDQNKTENNLHNLSKDANQNDNPTINTNIENADDNTDSNCSSGEADDKQSCSEEKTNINNYNQETEHTQMQQYTHNINNNINNHNDNYNFNMNGNTLSEEKKDNQNNTTQLGEYPNVSSNNNDTTSNHFVNNTTNLKNDNENIEPCENSEENNPNNEQTEKGETLLQQINGEINSNEESNNTTIKNDENALEKNDNEFYDPNEITNNVNENNINEKLKNMILLIERFNGKNIKIIKNPNEKVNIQFIENEANINNIDQINILDFNDKLILLNMLKEYYMKNNTSNYLSSNKGGNTLDNINQTFEPNENRNTNVNNVDTSNQDHDNNNLLSEKSEKEVSIKSKKHTAERINDNHYDVNIKKAKTCYDEDISNVMIPSAGQNDTLNDMEKTNHITKSDGSNNNDSLNGEQLHKNEEANEINTNNKNTNDSNETDNGSTKTGLFARVKNGFFKKLNNAISNKSNNQVESKEDPIKNITEKEENTAIFKTNDQNLDNEQQQNDSHNMSSLDVKNDQENTTPANDDKNEICDSDDLSKDIDSNIPNNIPSDQSNYFFKSYYTYENSNNVNNIGINSNNNYKYNYNNCGNYQVDGNANNNYEENDGEDTNENNKNTKKIESLSSYPNTVINGLCDKMPEIQNGTPKELQFHDYTKQIPFNNNSYDFSITPENADANSKKFIPYNIGNKTTLTTASISTTHEPTDASTIASPQRITPNDHLICELNHEQNMNDSKFDTNYSEGNKTNFIRNVLQMNIGNNNLMNDSNELENDLNDDAINETDETTNIDEINNSRDYCNDLDKNQIDHSQYNQYAEHADNNKGHMIHTFPQYSFGTHYDSSNNLSNIISTNERGHNNGYPIIVDTKNGLPNINNMDNINGMSTNLSSNENTANYVNINNEYTNAHISELTEIDRNRINNTPYLLRNEYDNFYSKNDLYYDPNYSALNQRSDSNNSSVTTQGNNILLQNGFNPDMNMPYVNLTNFPSSDIVNEQMCMDDQKNNLSFLNPQLFNYKHNMDIMQNQMSPNNDHENVQHSGDNNTTLYNSRNNNTNNISDNAYNIPTNNTTFISQMEI from the coding sequence ATGAATAAACGTGGGAGTTATTCCCAAATTAGTGAAGAAGTGAAATGTATAGAAAATGAACATATCGACTGTACGTTAAATAACGAACAGagtaataattataataatagtcAAATAAAttcttataataataattatacagGTGTACAAGAAGGTAATGAATTAACAAATAGTAATCTATGCTTAAATTCAAATATACCGcaacataattattataataacaaaataaaagacaCAGAtcgattttataaaaatcgtatttttttagatcataaaaataatatgaataattcTGAAATAAATGAGTATAATTGTGATAGTGAAAAATATCGTGATAAAATGTATAGTAATTCTACTATTAGTATTGGGAATTAcagaaattatataaataaagataattgtgattataatattaatatgtataataatacgaaaaaattttcaaatacaAATTCTAATTGCGCAAGTAATTCAAAAAAGCATAAAGCATATACAGAatgtgataataaaaatatggcaGGAGAAAACAGTTATACCAAATATCTTACCACCATTATCAATAATGGTAGTATAGTTGATCCtactaaaaataattttcctGCAAACAGTAATACTAGTGCAAATTTTAATGATCAATGTAAcgacataaaaaataaaaataatactagtaataattttcaacaatataataattcaatTGTATATGGACAAAATATGTCTAATAAAGATGTCATTAATAATAACcaatattatgaatatgtaaatcataattataatatgggGCCTCAAAGTGGTATTATAAATTGTCTGGACACTGGAATGGTTAAAAATAGTCATAgcaataatagtaatattattaaagaaaattatttaatgcGAAATAGTATGATTCACTCTATGGAAGCtccaatatataataccaATGATCCTGGTAATAGCAACTACGAACAAAATAGCTTTAATAATCTTAATTATACAAACTATACTggtgaatataataataattatagaaATGATTACAGAAACCCAAATGGATGGAATTACAatgcatattataataacaattGTAATAATCCTATTGGTGAAGATAGTAATAGTAATTTAGTAAATAATAGTGATAATATTTGTAGTAATACCGTTtctaatagtaataataataatacagtTAATATGATGATTGGCAATAATAATGGTACAATTATGAATAACAATACTggagataataatattgatcatataaatactaACATGCGAAATACATCTATTGTTAGTAATGGCAATTCTGATACTGctcattataaatataatataaaaaataataatgatcaCATGATTTTAGCTACTGATAATGAAAAGGCTAGATTTGatccaaataataatatatatatgaataataattatataaatgtagaCCAATGTTATGCAAATGATGGTATTAgtagaaaaaatacaagCCGATGTACAAATACTAATATCAATATTGATAGTAGTAATCCAACTATGACAACTAGTAGTATTTATGATGATAATACGCTTGGTAATAGTAAttttagtaataaaaatattgtgaATAGTAACTATATGTTTAATGTTACTGCACAAAATTGTGATATGataaattcaaatattaCTACAAAATATGATACTTCATTTTTAAGTAACTTTGAACAAGATGATAATGAATGCAATACTGAAAATGACTTAGATATTGATACAGTATCTGATGactattataataaaactaaCTATAGATATGAAAATATCAACCAAAGAAATTCTAGCAATAATGCTTTCGATGTTAGGGATGCTGTAGGAAGTATTCCCAATATGGCCAATATAAATGATCCTGATTTATTTAACCAATACAGCAATATAGGTTTAAACGGAATGGTTAACAAGTTTCCTGGTAATACTAATATTAATAGACAGATAACTAACACAAATAGCAATGGTACTAATAAAAGGTATAGCAATTCTActccaaaaaataatgaaatggCTATCCTTTCAGATCCAAATGTGGGAAGTTATAAACAATATccagaaaataaaaattttatgtattcagatacaaatatgtgtaataatatagaaaatagtAGAAACACTCAAGATTATGATAACAAATTAAATGGGATAAACCCACAAGGTGTAGAAATACCAGATATACGAAAAGACAGTGATAATAAGAATGCTAAAAATGGTAAATATAAGAAACATCAAAAAAATGGCAAgcttaataataatagcagTAATAGTTATGTACCTTCTAAAAGCAGTAATCCTTCTAATTATGTTTTAGATAACtacaatttaaatgaatcCTGCAATTTGCCTGGTAATAATGGGAATATAGCTTCACTTGCTAATATGAATAGCAGCACAGACAAAATAagtaattataattacaaCAATATGCATAGCATAAATATGAAGGATGCGAATATTAATATGGGTCACTTGGAAAAATATTCCATTAACGTTGTgaacaatatattaatagcCAATCCTAAGGACTGTAAAAATTCTGCACAAATCGAGAATATAGAGAATACCCAACTATTGtataatgatgaaaataatagcGATGCTATAAGTGGTACTAGATGCAGCAGCACTAATAATGGAACAAATTATcgaaaaatgaataataatatgatgtATGATCATAACACAAATGTTGGGACAAAAGAAGGGGCATACAACATTTgcaaaaatttaaataaaaattctgTATCAggaagtatatataatcagttatatgataaaatgcctgaatcaaataatttacaaaattataatataaaaaacgaaagtattgataatatagctttcttattaaatttaaataatcaaaaaaataatagactTGGTAATAACtctaaaaattataataacatGAATGTCTTAGCTAATGATGAGCATGATACTCAGTATATTAACAGCatgaataatatgaaaaatatcaGCACAAGATATTATAgcaatacaaataaaaatataagtagTGAAAATGCTTATGATTATTTAACTAACCAACCATATAATGGAAACATTTTCATCCCTAGTGGAAGcaataacaatatatataacggatatggtaataaaaataatgattataCTCAATGGATAGCAAATTCTAGACATATGAGTtctaatgaaaataaatcttCTATAAATATGGGTCATGGCTATAATCCGAACGGTTATTtaattgataataataacattcTGCATagtaatgataaaaatgctAATAAATCAATACCTGCACTGtgtgataataatatgtataacaATTATATGCCATTAAAAAACTATTACGAAAATCATTGTAACggtcaaaataataatataggcAACAATCCAAATGCTTGCAATGCCATTAGCAATGATATAGACACTGATATAGCTAATGACGTGaataatttgaatatgCTAATTACCCCTAAAATTAAAGGAGTTCGTTTTGACAAATCAGGACGACGATGGGTAGCTAGCTGGAGTCAAAATGGAAATCAAAAAAGACAATATTTTCCTATCAAGAAATTTGGTAAAGCACAAGCAAAATATTTAGCAATTTATGCACGAATAAAAGCTGTTAAATgcatgcaaaaaaaatcaaacaaaaatcctgaaaataaaagatcatactctaaaaaattaacaaataaagaaaaaacaaaacaagTAAAAGACGAGTCTCAAAATATAGAACATTTTAATGATGCTGGAGAAGATTATTTAGATAAATTTCCAcctgatgaaaataatttatgtcAAAATGGAAGCGAAAGTAGTGCTAACAAAACTgatgaattatataatgattCAGAGGATGAtgattatacaaaaaatcttagtaaatatatgaCTGAGGAAAACTATAAATCATTGGCTAATGGTACACCCAATACAActgaatttaataattatatgaatgatcaaaataaaacagaaaataatttacataatCTTTCAAAAGATGCTAACCAAAATGATAATCCTACtattaatacaaatatagaGAATGCCGACGACAATACTGATAGCAACTGCAGTAGTGGTGAAGCTGATGATAAGCAAAGTTGTTCagaagaaaaaacaaatataaataattacaatCAAGAGACTGAACATACTCAAATGCAGCAATATACTcacaatataaataataacataaataatcataacgataattataattttaatatgaaTGGCAATACATTATCAGAGGAAAAAAAGgataatcaaaataatacaacTCAGCTTGGTGAATATCCAAATGTGTCAAGCAATAATAATGACACTACTTCGAATCACTTTGTGAATAATACTaccaatttaaaaaatgacaacGAGAATATTGAGCCGTGTGAAAACagtgaagaaaataatccAAATAATGAGCAGACAGAAAAAGGCGAGACTTTGTTACAACAAATAAATGGTGAAATAAACTCAAATGAAGAGAGCAATAACACTAccattaaaaatgatgaaaatgctttggaaaaaaatgataacgAATTTTATGATCCAAATGAAATTacaaataatgtaaatgaGAATAACATTAAtgagaaattaaaaaacatgATATTGCTAATTGAAAGAtttaatggaaaaaatattaaaataataaaaaatccaAATGAAAAAGTAAACATACAATTTATCGAAAATGAGgctaatattaataatatcgatcaaataaatatactagattttaatgataaattaatattattaaacatgttaaaagaatattatatgaagaATAATACTTCGAATTATTTGTCTTCTAATAAAGGGGGGAATACTCTAGACAATATTAATCAAACTTTTGAACCCAATGAAAATCGAAACACAAATGTGAATAATGTAGATACTTCGAATCAGGAtcatgataataataatttgctCTCAGAAAAATCAGAAAAAGAAGTTAGCATTAAATCTAAAAAACACACAGCTGAAagaataaatgataatcaTTATgatgtaaatattaaaaaagcaaaaacCTGTTATGATGAAGATATTAGTAATGTTATGATACCAAGTGCTGGACAAAACGACACATTAAATGATATggaaaaaacaaatcatATCACCAAAAGTGATGGGAGTAATAACAATGACTCATTAAATGGTGAGcaattacataaaaatgagGAAGCAAACGAAATTAatactaataataaaaatactaatGATTCAAATGAAACGGATAATGGTAGTACCAAAACGGGATTATTTGCTCGTGTTAAAAATggatttttcaaaaaattaaataatgcaATAAGCAACAAATCAAATAATCAAGTAGAATCTAAAGAGGATccaataaaaaacataactGAAAAGGAAGAAAATACAGccatatttaaaacaaatgatCAAAACCTTGATAATGAACAACAACAAAATGATTCACATAATATGAGTTCTTTGGATGTGAAAAATGATCAAGAAAACACAACACCAGCaaatgatgataaaaatgaaatatgtGATTCAGATGATTTGTCTAAAGATATAGATTCCAATATTCCTAATAATATTCCTTCTGATCaatcaaattatttttttaaaagttattatacatatgaaaattcaaataatgtaaataatattggaataaattcaaataataattataaatataattacaaCAATTGTGGAAATTATCAAGTAGATGGTAATGCTAATAATAACTACGAGGAAAATGATGGTGAGGATactaatgaaaataataaaaatacaaaaaaaattgaatcaTTAAGTTCATACCCAAATACTGTTATTAATGGTCTTTGTGATAAAATGCCTGAGATACAGAATGGCACACCAAAAGAATTACAATTTCATGACTATACCAAACAAATaccatttaataataactCTTATGATTTTTCTATAACACCTGAAAATGCTGATGCTAAttctaaaaaatttataccCTATAATATTGGTAATAAAACTACCCTTACAACTGCATCTATTTCTACTACTCACGAACCCACAGATGCATCCACAATTGCTAGTCCTCAAAGAATCACCCCCAATGATCATTTAATATGCGAACTGAACcatgaacaaaatatgaATGATAGTAAATTTGATACAAATTATTCTGaaggaaataaaacaaattttatcaGAAATGTATTACAAATGAACATTGGAAATAATAACTTAATGAATGATAGCAATGAACttgaaaatgatttaaatgATGATGCTATTAATGAAACCGATGAAACTACAAATATAGatgaaattaataatagtagAGATTATTGTAATGATTTAgataaaaatcaaattgATCATTCACAATATAACCAATATGCAGAACATgctgataataataaaggtCATATGATTCATACTTTCCCACAATATTCTTTTGGAACTCATTATGATAGTAGTAATAATCtttcaaatataatatcCACAAATGAAAGAGGACATAATAATGGTTATCCAATAATTGTagatacaaaaaatggattacctaatataaacaatatgGATAATATTAATGGTATGAGTACTAACCTTTCGAGTAATGAAAACACTGCCAATtatgttaatataaataatgaatatacaAATGCACATATTTCTGAATTAACTGAAATTGATAGAAACAGGATAAACAATACCCCATATTTACTAAGAAATgaatatgataatttttattcaaaaaatgatttatattatgatCCTAATTATTCTGCACTTAATCAACGTTCAGatagtaataatagtaGTGTTACCACACaaggaaataatatattacttCAAAATGGCTTTAATCCTGATATGAATATGCCTTATGTGAATTTAACGAATTTCCCATCTTCTGATATTGTAAATGAACAAATGTGTATGGAcgatcaaaaaaataatctatCTTTTTTGAATCCAcaactttttaattataaacacAATATGGATATTATGCAAAATCAAATGAGTCCTAACAATGATCATGAAAATGTTCAACATTCAGgagataataatacaacCTTATATAATAGccgtaataataatactaaCAATATTAGCgataatgcatataatatcCCTACGAATAATACTACATTTATAAGCCAGATGGAAATATAa